Genomic DNA from Lactuca sativa cultivar Salinas chromosome 8, Lsat_Salinas_v11, whole genome shotgun sequence:
TCAAATCGCTGCCCTCTGAATTCAGATTTATTGGCTAATTTCTAGTGAAATCCTTGTTTTCTAGTTGACTTTGATCATTTTGAGTTTCAATTATTAAGTTTTCAAGTTTTTTAAGCTGTTAGGATGTGAAATCTTCTAATTAACCTTCGATAAGTAAGGATGAATGACTGAATGAAAATCCATTTTTTTGGGTAATACTGTTGTAGGTCAAGCCAGAGGAAGTTACATGTATCATAAATGACTTCAATGAACCTGGATCACTTGCTCCTACTGGTTTATACCTTGGTGGGACCAAATATATGGTGATTCAAGGCGAAGCAGGATCTGTTATTCGAGGGAAAAAGGTTATAATTAAATCCCCCCTTTTTTTTGGCTTCATAATCGACTGTTTGAACTTGAAAATCAATATGATCTGTTTTTGCAACTATTATTGGTATAGGGATCAGGAGGCGTTACAATTAAGAAGACGGGAATGGCTTTGATCATTGGCTTATATAATGAACCAATGACACCAGGTCAGTGCAACATCATTGTTGAAAGGCTTGGCGATTATCTCATcgatcaaggcttttaatttgcTTTTTTGTTCTTCAAATTCTTTTTTATCTTTTCCCTTCATTTGTGTGGTTTTTGGTAAATTTATTTCTTTGAATATTGTTTGGGAATGGTGATACTTTGTGAATTCGTTTGTGTACAATTTGTTGTTCACTTGTATATCGTTTGATTCTTATTGACTagtgaacttttttttttcttgttttgtgTTTCATATTTGTAAATAAGAATGTTTTATAAGCATCGGTTAAAATGAAACAACTAAAATTTAGTTTTATTATATTCATATTTACTATGCCATAATTCCATAAACCTCGTGTAACAGAGAAACATTCTGAACAATAAATTTGTTAAATTTATAGCACAAAGTATACGTCAAAAACTACATTTCTGAACAATAAATTTGTTAAATTTATTATGCACTATCTTTGATTGATTCTAAATACATTTGTTGTGTTCCTTATGACAAAACTATAGTTAAGTAGGACACATCAGTTCTTACAAAAGACATGAGTAAATTTGTTGTAATTTGTCAAATATACCACTTACGTacaaaaccttttataaatagcTTTAAGACCATACATAAGTATACAATACATAAATCTAGCAGttacaaataatattttaataaaatgtcGAAAATCCTACGTAAATATAAATAGTCCAACATTTTCAGcataaaaaatagttatttaactttttattaataatttaattcgAATTATTGAATTCGTGATAATATTTATAAACTCCCGTGATATGTGTCTTGCTCGTTGGACGACATTCTTATCCGCTTTCATTTCATTTTCACGAAAAGCGACATTTTGAGTGTCGCTTTCATTTCATTTTCACAAAAAGCGACATTTTCAAATTTCAATTCAAAGAAAAAACAATAGCCACTTAAGCATACCCAC
This window encodes:
- the LOC111918384 gene encoding profilin-1; its protein translation is MSWQTYVDDHLMCEIECNHLTAAAIIGLDGSIWAQSSNFPQVKPEEVTCIINDFNEPGSLAPTGLYLGGTKYMVIQGEAGSVIRGKKGSGGVTIKKTGMALIIGLYNEPMTPGQCNIIVERLGDYLIDQGF